From Arachis hypogaea cultivar Tifrunner chromosome 3, arahy.Tifrunner.gnm2.J5K5, whole genome shotgun sequence:
cacgcataaggtaacttaaacccttatccaaaaaagggcatttactttgataacttaaacccttatccaaaaaagggcatttaCTTTGATAATCTAAACCCTTATTCAAAAAAAAGGGGCACTTActgaaatattttgtttacggccttaaaaggccaaaagaaATTGTTCAAACTGCACAACCAAGaacaaaataaagagttcaaaaattGGGGGGGGACCACAAGCCGGACCCCCAAATAGCCAAAGGTCATCAGATCATTTTTTCGCAGCAGAAGTAGACAAACCACCACCAGAATCAGGAGGAGCACCGCCGGGACCAGGAAGAGAAGCACCCacaggagaagaagaggaagtcggaggaataACCGAAGTACTCGGAGCATCTTTGGAGCGAGGAGGAGACTCGATGATCCTCTGTCCCCGAGTCTTCAACTCTGATTCAGAAACAATTACGGGGACAGGAGGATCTACAATGGCACCGTCGATGACAACTTtgtcaggatgtaaaggagaaagatccaagtcaggagcaatgactCTGACCTGCTCCAGGAAAatcctccaagactcctcggcgccATCGACAATAGAGTCCTCTAACTCCTCATATGCTTTCCGAGAATTCAACAGGTCAGTTTTTACAGACACAAGATCCTTGAATAGGCTTTGATAGCTGGCCTGTGCCGTTTTCCTCAATTCcatctccatgttgcattgggcctgCAAAGCCTTCCCTTTTTTCCGAAGGGTATCTCTCTCCTCCTTTAGCTTGGCAATTTCCTTCCTCAACTCTCCCTCATGCTCTTGATATACACGGAGCCTCccttccagctcctcgaccctcgaggtcgcccctaaagagctgagaggagcccTATCAAAAATATCTAAGAGCTTGCCGCAGACCCCTGCCGCCTTAAGGCTCTCCTCGACCATAGTAGTAAGGTGGCCCCGAACAGACATATCATCCATGCCTATACGGGCATAAGGATAGatattctttcggacgaatgcaagagcgtCCGCCTTAACCTCCCCATAAGAGCCAGACTCTAAGAGCTTGCGCTTCTTGGGATCAGGAGAAGGTCGGACGACGGGGGGCGGCTGAGAGggagctgaagaagaaatcaccATAGGATTGGAAAGAGTTCCAACAttacgaggaggaggaggaggagagataaccctGACACCACCAGACCGAGCGCGAGACTTAGCTTTAGCCTCCTGGACCCTCTGAAAAGATTCTTGAGCGTTTGTCTTTgccatttctgaaaaagaaaacaataagctaaagaatcaaacaagtcggaatattgggTTAACAAGTCGGAAATTCAGCATACTAGAAAAAACTACCTAGCTGTGATtggacaaaggtcggagaccctaggagaaattttttagtatccaaatagggggccctcccccacacttctcggaggaaccccacgacAGCGGCCTCTACCTCATCCAGGTCATCCAAACCATATTTctcacaaggggaggcctccaaccagtataaaggaaagcgaggaaaagaattatcatccagaaaaaagggatgatgaccctctacagcttgcactttgaaaaagaaatttttaaagtcatgaaaagattcatcaaaaagggtaaaaatcctccgaccttgtatggctcggaaggaaACCCATTGTTGTTTATTATTCAGCCCACTAAAAGgtttgctcatatgaaaaagatggaaaaagattttcaaagtaGTCGGGAAATCCAGAGCATGGctaataaattggtaaattttcaagaaaccccaggagttgggatgaagctgggtaggggcaacacgacaatgctgcaaaacagacatctcaaaatctgaaaagggCAGAAAGACGCCCAGACGGGTGATCATGCACTCATACATGAAGAAGAAATGGGGAGCCGTTTCGTTGGCTCTCCCATGACAAACCCGGTCCTCTAAACCGGGAACAAGCAACTCGTATTTAGGCTCATCTTCATCCGAAGTACAGAGCCGATGGTGGGTGCGAAGGTGAGTAATAAACTCCGCATCAACCAACGGCTCCTCCCCCAGAACAGTAACGTCAACCCAATCTACGGAGGCCATTTTTCTTTCTCTAAGGAAACctacaaaaggaaaaaagaaaaggaaaaatcaaAAAGGTCTCTAGAGAGGAGGAAAGGAGCCGAGCAAAAATCTACAACACTATTCCTCTACAAAGTAAAGTCATGCGAAAActgcaaagaagaagaaagaaactaaCCTCTTTCCGAAAATGAAGATAGAAAGAAGCAGAAGTCTCCAGGAGCACGAAAGTATAGTACGTGTAAACACAGCacgaacaaagaaagaagaagtttgaaagattgcagaaacggaaaaaggaaagagagggaaagtactTATAAGCATGCCGAGGGGCATAAAGGTAAAAGCGGAGAAGTCATTAATGAgattgcaccgttaccaaagccccCAATACTTccccaacggacacgacgcttgaatagacgtaactgtcagaaaacaaaaggtcgcgaaaatcacgtcggtttaaaaACCCGTGTTTCCTCCAAGAAAGTCGGCTACAAACCCGAGCTAAATACTTGAACCCAAATCTTAAAGAGAccttgggctcaagtaggggcactgttcataccctgacccaataacAAAGGTCCAGGCCCAACTAAAAGGCCTAGTCCAaaggattaagcctagctaagtaccgaccttcacataagaagtcggtatcaaccacgacttgctttaaagaagtcgggcatgagattagctggcagataaacactcattcaaatgagtaaccgcccctaaaatctctctaaccgctccataaagccatatcttaacctccctaagataatgggacggttaacaccctaaagatacggcactactccaacggtggttattggctcaccactataaatacactgacacccctcaggtatctctaagcccaatactctctaaacctgctcacactcttgctaacttaggcatcggagtgtcttcgcaggtaccacccccccattcactcacgagcacaagtcggacggagtctcCCGAGTCCCATACTCACACGGAAACTTCCTCCTTCACACATTTGGGCCGGTCAACGCCATCCATTCAgacaatctccggttacccaccgtaacaataACATAACggaattgttttaattttacacGTTGTaaccttttttttgttttgtgaaaAGAAGTAAAATTCTTCTTTTGcttttgaagttaaaaattattgTTAATGGCTAAAGTAATAATAAGTGATGGCATATGCAAAGTTTAccttgattaattataattatcaaaCATGTAATTTGATAggcttaaaagaaataaattgataAGGCAATGATTTGGATAATTAGATagtcaaattgtaatttttaatttggtCAAAATTAGATAACTTAATTTAGTTGTAATTTTTTGACTTAGTCAAATAATAAGTAGTTATCTAATTATGTATTGAAAATAAATAGTACATAATGATAAGATTaagtttatatttaattatttatgaatTTGTCATATAGTTTGATAAAGTTGATAAAATTGTACAAGATcacaatttaataaaattaaattgatcaaTTTAATACCATAACAACTTTAAATGGTGCTTTGTTCGTCTCGTATTATTACTTTTAAACATCTATATATAAACGGTTAAAGCATTTGATAATGTATGTTAAGTTTTATAAGAAATTAAATAGTGAgtgaaaattaagaaagaaaacagTAAGTTTTTATATgtctaatatatttatatgagtgttattttcataatatatgagaatattataaatttttttcaatatattttgagaaattataattttaatatttagttatattatttttattattatttaattctttttagttatattaattttttgtttacatATTTTGATTgagttattttatcttattaattttgaTACCTAAcatatttttcattaatttatcacaaattaaaattcatataaaattcAGATaatatgtttgtttatttataaaGAGGTGCAAATTGGGCTATTATAAATATTTACAACTTTGGTTAACGTTAAAGCTAATAAGAATGAATTCAGATATTTGTAAATGTGTGATGTAAGCTTTCAATTTTTACATTAATAGCAATAAGAATATACCATCGAAGAAGGTCAGTTGAGTGTAGTAATTGATGCTCATACAGAGAATATATTGCAGGTAATTGGTGATGATAATTATTGAGAGTTAGTGattataattacttaattagtaAAGAGAATGATGGTAATCATAGTTATTTCCAAAAGCATTATGAACATAATTAGTATGATAATgttaaagagatttaaaaaaattaaaatttgtcttatttaatatttattaactgTTATAaggtaaattttaattattttttaatttttttcttcaaacatTTTCTATTGATATCTATACAAAAATACTTTGAGCTCACATGGTAAAATTATAGCAATAATATTTTAGGCTATGTCAGTTTGTGAGAAGAGAATAAGACAGGACattaaaaacaaaacacaaaaaacataaatataaaattttgtatttttgtattctgtttagtaataaattaaaataaattataaaaatttaatttatatctcatttttttacttaaaaaatttaaaaaaaatttaattataaaaaattaataaaaaataaaaaaatttaaaaagtaaattatgTCATTTGTTAGTGTCTTGTTGTCGTGTTCCTAAAAACAAAAGCAGATTAGAGACAATGAAAAATGTGAATGTACATTACCTAATTGTAAAATATAGTTTGTCAATTGCTGGTTTTTTTTggcaatattaatattatttcttATATAATATAAAGATTTAAAATGATTTTCTTTTTACTTAAACTTAAAAGGCATAAATTAAAATGAGTATTTTAAAAGAGAAAGCAAAGAGTGCAGAGTGCAGTAGTGTGTAGTGTCTGAGCAAAAGTGTagaagagaaggaaaaagaaggaaTGATGAAGAGCAGAAGTGACTGATATCATTCGTTCGAAGCTAACACCAAAAAAAACCAAGCTTTCCCTTTGGATCCCAAAAAAGTAATCCTATTTCCCACACCCCACTTTCTCTCTTCCCAAACACACCccattttcatttcattttcttttttttctttttgccccCTCTCTACTCTCTCTACCCCTTCATAAAACGTGACAAGCACAAAACACACAGAGAGGAACCACTGCTTCAGAGAAAGAGATAGCTCCtcacattttcttttcttcttctgctgcttcttttgtttttcttttttctttttttcctaagCAGCattgtgtttttttgttttttcaccaATGGGAGCTCGTTGCTCTAAATTCTCTCTCTGTTGGTGGCCTTCACACATCAAATCAAACCTTCACGACTTATCTGATAATGGTGAcccttttcattttcattttatttttatgtaactTTAGTTGTCACTTTCTACGATCACaagtagaataagaaaagaagctAATTTGAGCTTAAAGTTGAGGTTTTTAATATGGATTCATATCTCTCTCTCATGCAGATGACGGGGGCAAGAATGAGAAGGATCAATGGGTTGGATTCAATGAGTACACGTGGGATCAGCTTAAGGTTGCAACTTCAGGTTTCTCACCAGAGAACATTGTGTCAGAACATGGAGAGAAAGCTCCCAATGTTGTTTACAAAGGAAGGCTTGAAGATGATAGGTTGGTTGCTGTGAAGCGCTTCAACAAATCAGCTTGGCCTGATTCAAGACAATTTCTAGTTAGTGTCttgcttcttcttttgattttgactTTTTGGAATGTGTTGAGTTTGTGTGTGTAGCTTTAGTGAGTGGAAGTTCATATCTGTGATgttatgtttctttgtttatttggAGTGGTTTTTAGGAGGAAGCAAGAGCAGTGGGGCAGTTAAGGAATGAAAGATTAGCTAACTTGGTTGGATGCTGCTGTGAAGGAGAAGAGAGGTTGCTTGTTGCAGAGTTCATGCCACATGAAACTCTCTCCAAACATCTCTTCCACTGTGAGTTTCCATTTGTTGGTTTATGTGCCTTGCTATCAAAAGGAGTAAAGATCTAATTTTGTTGTCATTATTGATTGAACTGTATTTTGCCCTGTCTTTACCATGTtcattttacttatttatttgtgAAGTATTTGTTCCGTTTATGTGATCCGTTGATTGTGGGATATGTGTGAACTTCTCTGGCAGGGGAGACACAGCCCATGAAATGGGCAATGAGGTTGAGGGTGGCATTGTATTTAGCACAAGCATTGGATTACTGCAGCAGTAGAGGAAGAGCATTGTATCATGATCTTAATGCTTATAGAATCTTGTTTGATGAGGTACTTCAGCTTTTAAAGCCATATTTTGTGCTTCCTTTTGTTTAGTTTTGTGGACCATATCTTATATTGTTGCAATGGTGGACAGGATGCCAACCCCAGGCTCTCTTGTTTTGGACTCATGAAAAACAGTAGAGATGGCCGAAGCTATAGCACAAATTTAGCCTTCACTCCTCCGGAGTACTTGAGGACTGGTAATAAATAACTAATTCAACAACAAAAATCTTAGCCTTTAATTTGATATAGAGCTGTTTTAGTAGTTAAATGCATTACGACTTATTTCAATTTCTTCTACTGATCCAAAGCATGTTTGAAATTCGGCAGGAAGAATCACCCCTGAAAGTGTAGTATACAGTTTTGGCACACTTTTGCTTGATCTTCTGAGTGGAAAGCATATTCCACCCAGTCATGTAAACTCCCTCCTTGAACATTTATTCTCTTCTTTATAATTTAAGGTTGTATTTGTTCAGTGAGCCTTTGGCCTGTACAAACTGAACAAATGCTTGTACCTTAATAACATAAATGATGGTTTGGCTTAACATGATCAAATCATTGCTATATAACTCAGATTCAATAGGTAACATAATCCTTTTTATGTGCAGGCACTTGACCTTATACGCGGCAAAAATTTTTCCTTGCTGATGGACTCTTGTTTAGAAGGTCATTTTTCGAATGATGATGGAACTGAGATAGTGAGATTGGCTTCGCGTTGTCTACAATATGAACCTCGTGAGAGACCAAATGCAAAGTCACTTGTGACCGCTCTAACTCCTCTTCAGAAAGAAACTTCAGTATGCACTATCTTTCACTCATTGACTTTCTTCATTGAAGACAGTTGGAAGCACCGGAACATATTTAGTATTTTGTTTATGGCTGTGGTATTTTGCAGGTACTGTCGTATGTTTTGATGGGCATACCAGATGGGAATGTATCATCAAAGGAAACAGTTTCTTTGACACCTTTCGGTGAAGCTTGTTCAAGAAGAGATCTCACTGCTATACATGAAATTTTGGATAAGGTGGGGTACAAGGATGATGAAGATGTTGCAAACGAGGTATCCTATTGTTCTCTAGATTTCCTGCTAATTTGGACCTTTCTTAAGAGAAGTCTGTTATAGGCTACACTTAATTTTTTTGTCTATGGAGAATTTTATATTCTGCATGTATGCTGGATGCCAAACGAGCTAGGACTAGCTTTTTTATCACTCAATTTTCCAATATTTCCAAGTGTAGACCTTTTGAGTTTCTCTCTTAAaagtttttggttgaattttatGACAAGATATTCCGATAACCTTCCGTAACCTTGTGTTAAATTGGTATCTGTGCAACTTTATATTTTATTGCAGCTTTCCTTCCAAATGTGGACAAATCAAATACAGGAAACTCTGAATTCTAAGAAACTTGGAGATACTGCTTTTCGTGCTAGAGACTTCTCTACAGCCATTGACTACTACACACAAGTAAGTTAGCTTGAAATTCTTGGAAGAGAAGTCCATTGTAAATCACCAAAACAACATTCACAATGCATTATGAATCTATAGTACTGTACTTTCTTTTGCCAGATATATGAATATGATTTCATGATGCTTATTCTATGTGTAGTTCATTGATGTTGGGACCATGGTATCGCCAACCGTGTATGCCAGGCGTTGCTTATGCTATCTTATGAATGACATGCCACAAGAGGCACTCGGAGATGCTATGCAAGCTCAATCAGTATCTCCCACATGGTCGACGGCGTTCTATCTTCAAGCTGCTGCACTCTTCAGCCTTGGCATGGACAACGATGCACAGGAAAGTCTTAAAGACGGCACAATACTGGAAACCAGGAAGCATAGAAATTGAACTGTATAGTCCTTTTTTTTCCCTTGCTTTGATTTCCCTTCATTTTATCAAGCCAAATTTCATAGTTATTAGTGTAGTTACTCGTGTGATGCAAGACATACTTAACAAGATCTGCATGCGAGGAAGTTTATATGACTAAAATATATGGTACATAAAGTGTATCTTTCCCTTAGCAGCTCCCTTAGGCTGAAAGACACTTGATTGCTATGGCTATGGCCTACATATGGTTGTTCTTTTTGGTCCAATCTTGTGAATCACAAATTGTTCAAGCTTCTTAATTCTTATAGATGTTAATTTTTCCAGTCAGCCTCCTGTACCATATCCACTTAACAAACTGCATGGTATTTTTTTTACCTCTTAAtcttttttgaattattattggttaataATAAAAGGTAAGAAACACTTTGTTACAAAGAACCTGAGACAATAAAACCTTAACCATCAACACCTTGATATTATCAATGTCACTGTGCTGTACATTTGTACTCACTATTTAGCTTTTTCAATAGGTCTCAGGCTTAGTTTTGATTGGGTTTTGTAGAAAATGACAAATTAAGCTTCTTTATATGTGTCATCAACTAAAAATGACAAGCCATACCACAAGTAGAAGACACTCCCCTGTCATTTCTTCCAACATTGCATGTTCCATGGAATCTTTCATTTTCACAATGTTCATCTAATCATTACTATTGTAAGATTGAGTGGTTACCATTACATCCAAAGGTATATACATTAATTAAGAATCAACTCTTAATTATTTAAGCTCACTGGCTATTATAAAGCTCTATAATCTGATTGTGACTCTAATCCCGCTTAAGGATGCTGATTCATAGCCAGCAATTATTTTATGAAGAGTAAGAAATAGAGGCTTTATCTTAATAattccctccccccccccccccccccccaaaaaaaaagagTTGGCAAACTTTTACCCCTTTTTTTCTTCTGCACATTGTATTTGAAGTATAGATAGATCATGTCAAACAATCAAACCAAGCACAATTTGGTAGAAGCCTATGAAAGTGGGGTCAAATAAATGAAGCTATGCCTTTGAATATGATTATGGTCATATGGTGACTAATACTCTCACTTCCTAAGGATCTTCCAAGGTCCTGATCCTGTTCCAATCCTGCATAAACATAATTCATTGATTGATTACCTTGAATTCAACATAGTAAGAACTAAACATGCCTTGGAAAAGTGATCGTTTAGGAAAAATCCAACTGAATTTTTTACCTCAAGAAGCCAGCAAATGCTCTAAGACCCATATAGATGGTCAAAGCAACCCAAATTCCTATGAATGATGCTGATAAAAATAGTAGGCAAATGATGCTGACAACTGCCACTATAAGCTGAGAATGAAGATAATGATTAAGTAAATCAATTTCTATCCAGAAAAGAACAATCTTTAGCAAAGTTTGGATGCTAACTTTGCATCATTTATAACTACTTAAGATTCATAAAATATGCAGTATATAATCCCTTATAGCACGAAGACATGGAAGAAAATACACACCAAAGAGAATGCTGAATATGCAAAGTCAGATGCACCAAAGTTAATACCATCAAATACAAATGCCAAAGCATTGATGGGTTGGGTGGCTGCAACAAACTGATAGAAACAATCAAACATAAATATAAGTCTCACAAATTTAGGGTGCTGAAAAGATTAAATACCAATGTACACAAAATAGACTTACAGGTATTCCAATTTTTATGAGGTGGAGGACATCAACATCTCTTGTAAATAGTTTAGCTCCAAAAGGAAGTCCTGCACCAAGAATGAATGCAAGAGCCAATCCCAGAACCAAACCCATCTGCAATATAATAGTTTGTTAGTCTTGCAGCTAATTTAATTGAGCAaagattaggatttttttttttgtttttttttttggtaaatagCAATGTAAAGAACCTGTAATACTCGAGCCGCAGTCTCAGTGGCCTTGTCATAGTCCTTGGCAGCAAATGCGCCTGCAAGAATTGCCTGCAATCAACTTGATATTCTCAATAGAAGTTATGAACAAGAATAGATTGAAAGTAGGATGAAGTAAAAAAAAGTGCATTATGTAAACAGAGAGCTATCAACCTGCCCAGCAACAGCAAGACCATCGGCAAGAAGAGATACTGCCAGCCAAATCTGCAGGCAGACTTGAAATGCAGCCATAGATTTTGATCCCTGGCGTGCAGCTAGTGAGGTGGCCAGAGTGACACAGAATGTTACAGCAGTTACTCTCATTAACAACAGAAAACCTGGATGACAAgaatgaaacaaaaaataatcTCAATGCTGAAATGCTAGTTAACCTATTTGGCTATTTCCCAGGGATAATCAACTTGAAATGCTAGTTAACCTTACCATTTTTGAGAAATCGATCAAACTGCAGATGCTTGATGCTGGGAGGCATAAGATCAACTTTTTGCATCAATTTCCACAGGAGTATTACAGAAATTAGGTACCTGCATTCACAGTTAAGTTGAAAATAAGAGATGACTAAGAGggaaagaagcaaaagaaaaataagagttaACATTAGAGTATAGTTAGAGTATTCTAACTCCAATGAAATAATACTTACTGAGATATAACATGAGCAATGGCTGCACCACTAACACCTAAGCGGAATACAAACATGAACAAAGGATCCAGTGCTATGTTGGTCAAATCTCCTGCCACTGGATCACATAAGGGAAAGGGTCATCAGAATTAGATGATATTAGGATGTTGCAACACACAATTGATAAAATTTTAAGGCATACAAGTTGCATATAGAGGTGTTTTAGTGTCTTTAAATCCTCGGAAGACTCCCTGCATTGCTAACGAGAGAAGAACAGCCGGCGCGCCAAGAGATCTCAATGTCAGGTAGTTCTGTGCAGGTTTGAGCATGGGAGAgtccttcatgaaaaaaattgTGTACAATATGTTAAACAAAATGCTAAAGCGCTGAAACTAAAATGATCATTCTGCAAATGTTTATAAGAAACCACTTACATAATTTACTCCCATGAAGTGCAATAAAGGTTTTGCTGCAAATATGAGGAATATTGCCTGGAAAAGGCCAAGAATACCACCAATAACCAATGCAGATGATGCAGAAGGGATATGCCTTCTCTTATGCTCAACCTTAACTACATTTGAGTCCATATGGATCAAATTTGGTTTCTGAACATCTCCATCTGTTATAACCAAAAAAAGTGTCTCAATGCCTTGTTGTGCAagctatgaagcacggacacacCAACTAAGTGACGTGTCACGGGTCCATGTTGTAAGAATTTTTGGCAGAACATAGACAGTAGGAATATTCGAAGAAAACATGACTAAAAACCAAACCACCATGATTTAGATAAGAATGGGAGAATGTTACCTTTATCTGGTATAAGTTCATTGATTTCAGCTTTCAGAATGGAACCTTCTTCCAAGGATTCACCATCCTCTACCAGAGGGCTGGCTGCTGTAAGGGCATCTTCCTCAGCCACAAAAGAAGTAGTCACACTGACGAGTGGGAAAATTGCAATCCTTGATATTTGATTGAAGAGAGCTATGGATACTCCTACAGCTGCAAGCTCCACTGCACCTGTATGCATAAACCAACGATATTTAAC
This genomic window contains:
- the LOC112788794 gene encoding serine/threonine-protein kinase BSK5, with amino-acid sequence MGARCSKFSLCWWPSHIKSNLHDLSDNDDGGKNEKDQWVGFNEYTWDQLKVATSGFSPENIVSEHGEKAPNVVYKGRLEDDRLVAVKRFNKSAWPDSRQFLEEARAVGQLRNERLANLVGCCCEGEERLLVAEFMPHETLSKHLFHWETQPMKWAMRLRVALYLAQALDYCSSRGRALYHDLNAYRILFDEDANPRLSCFGLMKNSRDGRSYSTNLAFTPPEYLRTGRITPESVVYSFGTLLLDLLSGKHIPPSHALDLIRGKNFSLLMDSCLEGHFSNDDGTEIVRLASRCLQYEPRERPNAKSLVTALTPLQKETSVLSYVLMGIPDGNVSSKETVSLTPFGEACSRRDLTAIHEILDKVGYKDDEDVANELSFQMWTNQIQETLNSKKLGDTAFRARDFSTAIDYYTQFIDVGTMVSPTVYARRCLCYLMNDMPQEALGDAMQAQSVSPTWSTAFYLQAAALFSLGMDNDAQESLKDGTILETRKHRN
- the LOC112788768 gene encoding protein DETOXIFICATION 42 isoform X3; its protein translation is MALTADPIASLVDTAFIGRIGAVELAAVGVSIALFNQISRIAIFPLVSVTTSFVAEEDALTAASPLVEDGESLEEGSILKAEINELIPDKDGDVQKPNLIHMDSNVVKVEHKRRHIPSASSALVIGGILGLFQAIFLIFAAKPLLHFMGVNYDSPMLKPAQNYLTLRSLGAPAVLLSLAMQGVFRGFKDTKTPLYATLAGDLTNIALDPLFMFVFRLGVSGAAIAHVISQYLISVILLWKLMQKVDLMPPSIKHLQFDRFLKNGFLLLMRVTAVTFCVTLATSLAARQGSKSMAAFQVCLQIWLAVSLLADGLAVAGQAILAGAFAAKDYDKATETAARVLQMGLVLGLALAFILGAGLPFGAKLFTRDVDVLHLIKIGIPFVAATQPINALAFVFDGINFGASDFAYSAFSLLIVAVVSIICLLFLSASFIGIWVALTIYMGLRAFAGFLRIGTGSGPWKILRK
- the LOC112788768 gene encoding protein DETOXIFICATION 42 isoform X1 codes for the protein MADKLISIQDGSRIPICSLFRDTRLVFKADNLGWEILSIAVPSAMALTADPIASLVDTAFIGRIGAVELAAVGVSIALFNQISRIAIFPLVSVTTSFVAEEDALTAASPLVEDGESLEEGSILKAEINELIPDKDGDVQKPNLIHMDSNVVKVEHKRRHIPSASSALVIGGILGLFQAIFLIFAAKPLLHFMGVNYDSPMLKPAQNYLTLRSLGAPAVLLSLAMQGVFRGFKDTKTPLYATLAGDLTNIALDPLFMFVFRLGVSGAAIAHVISQYLISVILLWKLMQKVDLMPPSIKHLQFDRFLKNGFLLLMRVTAVTFCVTLATSLAARQGSKSMAAFQVCLQIWLAVSLLADGLAVAGQAILAGAFAAKDYDKATETAARVLQMGLVLGLALAFILGAGLPFGAKLFTRDVDVLHLIKIGIPFVAATQPINALAFVFDGINFGASDFAYSAFSLLIVAVVSIICLLFLSASFIGIWVALTIYMGLRAFAGFLRIGTGSGPWKILRK
- the LOC112788768 gene encoding protein DETOXIFICATION 42 isoform X2, whose product is MADKLISIQDGSRIPICSLFRDTRLVFKADNLGWEILSIAVPSAMALTADPIASLVDTAFIGRIGAVELAAVGVSIALFNQISRIAIFPLVSVTTSFVAEEDALTAASPLVEDGESLEEGSILKAEINELIPDKDGDVQKPNLIHMDSNVVKVEHKRRHIPSASSALVIGGILGLFQAIFLIFAAKPLLHFMGVNYNYLTLRSLGAPAVLLSLAMQGVFRGFKDTKTPLYATLAGDLTNIALDPLFMFVFRLGVSGAAIAHVISQYLISVILLWKLMQKVDLMPPSIKHLQFDRFLKNGFLLLMRVTAVTFCVTLATSLAARQGSKSMAAFQVCLQIWLAVSLLADGLAVAGQAILAGAFAAKDYDKATETAARVLQMGLVLGLALAFILGAGLPFGAKLFTRDVDVLHLIKIGIPFVAATQPINALAFVFDGINFGASDFAYSAFSLLIVAVVSIICLLFLSASFIGIWVALTIYMGLRAFAGFLRIGTGSGPWKILRK